In Cryptococcus neoformans var. neoformans B-3501A chromosome 11, whole genome shotgun sequence, the genomic window GCAGATGGGTTCCTGCAACCAGGTGCGTTCTTCGGCTCGGTTTCAAACTCGTAGAACAGATTATCTAAATCCATTGTTGTGTAGAAATTGAATATCTTTACGatctgcctcttcctcctcaaaaCTCTGAAGAATATGTTCGTCCAGCGCCATATGACGACGAGGTTGAATCTTTCGCGGTAAGTGATCCGTATTGAACGGTTCGCATACTAAAGACGTCGCATAGCTCCTCACAATCCCCGAGCTGATTGATGCCCTCCATTCCGGCGATATGAAGCCTAACTGCGGGCTGGTGTATGTTGACTTTTTGATGCGACACAGCTTTGTCACTCCAGAGAATGAGCCACATTTCCTGGAAATCAGTACTAGATTGAGGAGGCGGCTTGGTGTTGCATTGCCAAGTGCTTGAGAAGGGGTCGCCGTTGTTGTGAGTAGATAATTAGAAGCAATAAATGTAAACTGGTCGAGCAGACATCTAATGTACATGCATGATTTTGCTATGCTACGCTAGGGATCCTAAATAATTGAGATCCTCTAAGCCTTTTGTCCACcagcggcagcagcctGCGCCTGTTGCATCTTCATAGCGAGCACCTGCTGCACGCTTTGCACGTTATTTTGCTTTGTTTCGATGCTTTGTTGTAAAGTGTCGAGATTGGTCTGGACGAATTCGGACTTGGAAGTATAATGCTTTGTAGCTTCTGCTTTAGTCTATCGTTCGCAAACAAGCGATCAGTTGTCATTTATAAGTAACCAGCTAAGGACATAGTCTTACCTTTTTTATGTAGTAACCGGTACCAACGTCAATCACGACGTTCTCAACATCTGTCAATTTTCCTGGAACGTATAAACTGCTCGTGAGAGGAATTAAAACTTCTTTCCCTATTATTTCGTATCAGATCCTTGTCAGCCATTGACTATTCATAAGCGGCCATAAGCACTGTACCTTTAGAGGTCGGTGAAAGCTCATTGACATTGGCAATACATGATTTGAACTTTGTTTGTGCTTGCTTTAATTGGGAGTAGGAGGTGGTGAGATGATCAAGTTCCTATCAATTGTGTCAGTCCTGTTTCTTAGGTACCAAAATCATGTACGGACCTGATCGAGCTGTTTCTTTACTTCTTGAAGCTGGACAGCATTGAGGTCTGTCAACTGCACTTGTTGTTCAGCCATATTTGACGGTCTGACAATTAT contains:
- a CDS encoding hypothetical protein (HMMPfam hit to Prefoldin, Prefoldin subunit, score: 116.2, E(): 7.5e-32) produces the protein MAEQQVQLTDLNAVQLQEVKKQLDQELDHLTTSYSQLKQAQTKFKSCIANVNELSPTSKGKEVLIPLTSSLYVPGKLTDVENVVIDVGTGYYIKKTKAEATKHYTSKSEFVQTNLDTLQQSIETKQNNVQSVQQVLAMKMQQAQAAAAGGQKA